From the Drosophila sechellia strain sech25 chromosome X, ASM438219v1, whole genome shotgun sequence genome, the window GCTGCACAGCGTGCAAATCAAGTACGCCCGGCTCACGAAGTCGGTCGAACCCGACGTAATGCTCTCCAAGGCGAGCAGCCTGcgcgacgacgacgacgacctGGTTGCCTACAGTGATAAGTCCGACATTGCGGACGTGGGCGGTGACACGCTGAGCGACATCGATGCCGACGACTTGGTGCTGGTCAAGAAATCCCGCGGTGGCAAGCGCGAAACGCCCGATGCGCTGCGTAAGCGTCCCACAAAGAAGACCACCGCGGACCAttgaaaagtgaaagggtggAGTGGAAACGAGATGAGATGGAACGAAGGAGGGACCACCATTTACCACCGAAGGCTAGACCACCGCCCGTGCGACGCTTGAGCCAAAGACTAAATAGATTTAGGACTAAGTTAGTGAACACAGCGACAGCCCACAGCCCACAGCCCACAGCCAGCTGAAGTATTCCGGCGGATTAGCCCACAGAGCTCAAGCTTCAACTAGTTCTTACTTAAGTGGTGGACAAAAGTGTATCACAGTATAGGTATTATTGCCCCAGTTAGAGATTGCCTTGTAGATTGCTGAGCTGTGCATTTCCGATGCAGTTGCTCATTCGTTGTTACCTATGCCCAGTTGGGAACTGCAATCCATTGAGCCATGCAAGTCAATTAGCTAAACAAGAAAGCATTCCATTTGTACATGAAATTTTACTAACAACGGAATTCGAATCTAATGAATTTGTAAACGAACATGAATTGTTTAATTGTTTCTCTTGAGATTTGACAAGGAGCACATTCATCTTTAGGCTTCAGCCTCGTCCTGGGTCTTGTCCTTCGGCGGCGATCCGTCTGGCCCCCAATCGGGCTGTTCCCGCTGCTCCTGCGGCCATTCAACATCTTCGTCGAAGAGGAACATTCTGATCAAGGTGAGCTGCGTGTTGAGAATATTCTGCACGTTGACCATCTTCTCGCCGCGATCCTTGTACTCCAGCAGGGCATCCTCGGCCGATTCTTGTCTACGCACTCGATGGGGCCGCAGCCTCCGCCGCATCAAACGCTGCCTGTCCATGGAGTCCAGTTTCCGGCTCACGTTTTCCGCCACCGTACGCCCGTTGCGGACGTAGTTCCTCCGCCAGCAGGGCAGCTTGCGGAAGCGCCCAAGGACGCCCGAGAACTCGACGAGCAGAAAGTCGAAGAAAGTGATGCGATTCTCCCGTTCCGAGTCCCTGATCATCTTCGCCACGGTGAAGTAGTCGTTGATCAGGGACACAAAGACGTTGATCAGCAGCACGATGATGACGAAGGCCAAGACGCCGTAGCAGAGAATGCCCAGCCACTTGCCGCCGTGGAAGAGCTCCGATGGCTTCACCTGGGCACTGAAGCCGAAGGAGAAGCACATGCACATCACCATGCTCTTCACCAGATTGTTGAAGTTGCTGCTGTAGTTGCCGTTTATGGTGACCACGGCGAAGCAGAAGCCTATGAGGAATATGACGATGGCGATCGCGGTGCTGGCCACCGCTGACCAGGCCAAGTAGAGCGTCCTGGTGAACAGCTTGAAGACGCTGGCGAACTGCAGCACTCGCCACAGGCGCAGCGTGGTTATGCAAATCAGAAAGCCGATCGTGATCGTGGTCAACTGGTGCATGCGCGACGGCCGCCGGAAGTCGATGAACTCCACCTTGCTGGCGCCCTCCACCTTCTTCATCATGCTGGCCACCAGGGACTCgcgcagcaccaccagcaccaccaccagcaggtTGACCATAAAGATGAACACGTCCAGCTTGTTCCAAACGCTCTTCAGCAGATGCGGCTCGTACCACAACTTGACCGCCAGCGTCTGCGCGAACTGTATGAAGACCAGCACGTAGATGAGCAGGGCCAGCAGCCCCGTGTATGGCATCTGGTCGACGTTCTCCAGCAGCTTGGCGCTCTCCACCTGCACGTCGGGCACTATGCCGCCGAATGGCGTCTTCTCCACGCGCAGCGTGCAGATGCTGAACAGATTCACGTCCACGTTGTACATCGTGAAGTCGATGAACACCGCCGACGTGTTCATCGTCAGCCAGTGGTTCTCCGAGAGGTAGTCTATCACCTGGGGGAAGTTCGAGATGAAGAGATTGTACTAGCAAGTATGCTCGCCCACCTTCATGCTATTAGCCGCGCTCCTGGCCAGCAGGCTGACGTAGCCCGCCAGCTCCGGATAGCTGTTGAGCGAGCCCACATGGTCGAAGTTCATGAGCAGGGCGTCGAGGAACTCGAAGTTCATCTTGATGGGTAACCAGGGCTCGTAGATGCGCCAGTACTTGTCGGAGTAGTGGAGCTTGCGGTAGGGCAGCTGCCAGTCGGGCATGTAGTATGTATCGGAGAACTTCGGTGGGCCGAGGCCGACTTCCGGATTGGACACGCGCAGCTGGCGCAGTCGCATCACGCCCAGGAGCACCGATTGCTCGGCGTGTGCCCAGCCGGGCGAGCCGCTCTCGGAGGCGTTCGAGTTGAAGGCGATCACCAGGGTGGACTCGATGAAGTCGAAGAGCTGGTTGAGGAAGTACACCTCCTGGAGGCCCGTGTAGTCCGTGTGGTTGTACATGAAGAGGTCCGTGATGATGCGCGTGTTGTGGTAGAGGGTCTGGTCCCTCGTCACCAGCACCAGGCACATCAGGCAGAGGAAGTACGGGCCGTAGATGAAGAGGTCGTGGGCGATCATCTTGTACTGCTCGTTGAGCTTATAGTTCCTGTAGCGCGAGGACAGCATCAGATTGGCGCGCTTGCTGACCAGGCGCCGCTTGAGGAAGTCCCTGCGttcctccttctcctccttcAAATTCTTGTCACATCGCGGCGGTATGTAGATCCGCGGTGGCCACAGGGCCCGGTCGACGGACAGGATCACGAACTTGATGGGGTCCCCGATGAGGAACTGGAAGAGCAGCACTATCACAATGCTCACCAGCATCGTCTTGAACTTGACGTCCTCGTGCTGGAAGCCGGCGAACACCGCGATGCATATCAAGCAGCCAATTATAATGCCCACTGTGATCGCGAACATGGCCCAATGCGCTTTTTTCACTTTCATTTCGAGCAGTTTTTTATCCCCCGtattttagatatttttcgatattttcGGCTTTTCAGGCGATTCACTGGCTTACAAATGCTCTCCAAGCAATTCGAGTTCGGAACTACGAGTGGCGTGAGCTGAAAGGCCAGCTAGacgaaacaaaaataaaataactttGAAAAGAAACGTTTTTCGAATGTGTAACGTATTTTGGTCTGCATAAGGGTTAATTCGAATTTATCGAGACGCGGCTCATTCCCGCGCACTTCGCAGCCAGCGCCACATTTGCTGGTCAATGCGCGCTGGTCACACTGGcgaaagtaaaataaaaaaaattagttttatttaatttcttgcGAGCGAGCCACGAAAATGACGAACGCCTAGCGCGATTGCCCAAAACGACCCACTGAACCAACCGCACCGCACCGCAGCGAACCGTATCGAAACGAACGaacggaggaggagcaggtggcCGCCAGTTAGAGCAGCCATGACGATGACCGCCTCGGATAAATACACGTACCAGCGGACCGTTCTCTGCCTGGCCCGCGTTCTGGCGGGCATCCAGCCCACTCCCTGGGATAAGGTACATGTCCACCTGGCCACGCACTCCGCCAGCCCCTCCGCCAGCCACTGCCTGGCAATCGACTTTTCGCACTGACCTTGAGCGGCGGCCATAAAACAGACATGCGTGGGCGCTGAGGGGGCGGCGGTGAGGCGGTGGGGCGGTGGGGCAGCCTCGCAATTCGCAGGAGCCCCACACCAAACCAACTCAGTTCGCAAAAGTGCCATTGGAACATCAACAGTGCAGCGAATCTTCAGCTGTTGCTCACTGAAGCGCTCACACGAAAGCTGCTGATGATTCAGGCACAACAGAGGTGCTGTAGGATGTAGTTGTCTTCCCATTCACTGAGGTCACCAGCAGTAGAAGCTATTAGTTAGGCGTATATCATGAGTAGAGTGTATAGGTCAAGGAATAGGaatagcaatagcaataaGCACAAGACACTAATCTATGGCTTCCTCTTGCCACACGCCCACAGGTGCAGACCCTGTTCCGGTATTGCCCGCAGGAGAATGCCGCCGGAGTGTTTTGCCTGGACACGCGGGCCCAGGATGCCGTGATTGCGCTGGGCATTTACTTTCTGGAGGGCGGCTGCCAGCACGAGGGCCAGATTGTGCCCTATCTGCTGCGTCTGGCCAAGTGCCTGCCGAAGGCGGTCTGGATTGACGATGCCCGGAGCAACAAAGTGGAACGTAAGTACCAGCTGCTTGCCACAGGAGTGCCTGCCACACCGTTGGCTAATCCTGGCTTCCCCACTTCCCTCTGGCAGGCATTCGCATTCCGTCGGCGGAGAAGTTCAGCTTCTGTTTGAACACCCTGCTGTCCGACATAGCGGCCAAGTGTCCGGATTCGCGCGAGGAGATCATCCTGAACCAGGTGGAAACGCTGAGCGCGCTCGCCAACATAGTCAAGTCGAGCAGGGACAGCAGCTCCGCGCCGCCGCCCATCATCCTGTGCAAGGCCACGGTGCCGCTGCTCTTCGGCCTGGCCCGATCGATGGGTCGCTATGCCAGCAACGATCCGCCGCTGCTGTGCCGCATTTTCCCGCCCGAGCTGCTGCCCATCCAGAAGGGCGGCGGCCGCGACGGCACCGGCTCGAGCAGCAGTGCCAGCGGCACCTGCGGCGGCTCCTTCAGCAGCAGCGAGCGACTGGCGGCCACGCATCACTTCCGACCCATCATACCGCGCTCCATGTCCGGCAGTCTGGCGCAGGCCCAGAACGCAAGCTACGACGATGGACGTCAGCGGTACGCGGGCGGCAAGCCCAGCAAGCCCTCGTTGCACAGCTACTTCTCGGTGCCGTACGATCCGCGGACGCACTTCTTCACGCGCTACGGCTCCAGTTTCAACCAATTCCCCAACATGCGCGTCTGCGAATCGCCCACGAAAGGCGGCCCACGACCTCTGTATCGTGTGCCTCCGTTTCCCATCCAGCATCTGCAGACCATCTTCGCGGTGTCCAAGAAGCTGCTCACCAAGGACACCCTCGAACATCTCGACGAGCAGGCCAGCGACATATTCTCGCTGCACCAAATCAAGGGCTACTGCTACAAGAGCTTCTCGGAAACGCTGAACCTGGTGCTGGTGACCCTGCTCCGGGAACTGCTGCAGCATCAGGTCGACCTGCCCACGCCGTTCACCAAGGATGTGCAGGAGTTCGTCAAGCGGCTCTTCCTCAACGGGCAGACGGAGCTGCAGAACAAGCAGCAGGACCAGGAGCGCGAGCGGCGCGAGGAGAACGGCATCTCGGTGGTCAACAAGTACAAGGTCAATGTGATGGCCAATGCGGCGTGCGTCGACCTGCTGGTTTGGGCCATTCGCGACGAAACGGGTAAGCGCACATCCTCGCCGCGGAGCAAGCGATCTTGAATTCCAGCTCAacgcaaaatgcaaatgcaaatgcaaatggcaaTATCCAAGCAGCAACTTATTGCAAAACAGatcgaaagagagagagagagggaagTAGCTTCATTGCCAGTTAGAAGGAGAGAGTTCCATGATTATACCATTATAAATTAGCTCACAATCCATAGTCATGACCATCCAAGATGCTCATCCATCCAAGCACTCGAATAACTATGTGAGAGCGGGTAAAGGAGCTACTTCCTTCTGGTGCAGCACATTATCCATTATCCATTTATCGTATTTATTGAGTGAATTATGCTTTCCTTGGGTGCTTCTATATCTACATACTACACACGTTCAACTTCCTATTCTGCCCCTCTCTCTTTCTTCAGTAAGTTTCAGTTATTTCGTTTAATCTCTTTTAGTTTCTTATagtttgtttgtattgattttgttttttggtggCCGGAACCCGGAATATGGTTCAGTTGACGTCGACTATAATGTGCCATCCCTGCAGAATGGCTTGCAATTTTTATTGAAGAAAGGTCAAGAGCAGTGTAATCCCCAATAGTTTCGATTCTTGCACCCACAAAACTGATCGTTAAGGGGGGAGCCATCCGAAAGAGCTTTCGTACTAATCCTCCAATTGGGAACATATTCGTTTCGATGAACTTCGATTAATTGGCCATAGTTTGCGTGGATTCCCCCTCTTAACTGAAACTACTTTGTACGTCGGTTTTGTGGCTTAATTGTTAATTGCCTGGCCAACGTTCGCTGCATGCTGCAACAGACCCACCTGATCCTCCTGATCCCTTTTTGTTCCTCGTTCCCTTGTTCCCTTGTTCCCTTGTTTGCAAACTGCCAAACGCCGCCATTGCCGTGTACTAATCAATACTTGCCACCCAAACAGAGGCGGACAAGCTGTGCGGCCGGCTGTCGCAGAAGCTGAACCTGGAGCTCAGCCACAAGATCGTGATGGATCACATGCCGCTGCTGATGGTTTGCCTGGAGGGACTGGGCAAGCTGGCCCACAAGTTCCCCAACATTGCCGGCACCTCGATCTCGTATCTGCGCGACTTCCTTGTGGCGCCCAGTCCCATTCTGGGCAAGCTCCACGACCATGCCATGCAATCGCTGGCCCAGCAGAAGAAGGAGAAGGAACTGACGCCCTTCAAGATTGCGGTCCAGCACTCGGACTCGCGGACGGCGGTCGTCATCTACGGGGATAATCAAAAGCCGCCGGGCAGCGGAACCGGTCGCAGTGGTCATGCCGCATTCGAGTCACTGCGCGATGCGGCCATCGAGAATCTATCGATCGCCCTGCGCGCTGCCCACACCCTGGACCAGTTCTGTGTGCCAGCTCTGGTGGCCAACGTCTCCAATCGGCTCTTCACAGCCGAAAAGTCTGGCAGGTGGGTGCAATGGTGcgatatatgtgtatatatagttGACTCATCCGACCGAGTCATGTTTTCAGTGAATCGCAAGGCGAGTGCCACAAATCCAACCTGGTCAGCTTGAACATCATCGTGATGCTGGGCCACGTGGCCGTGGCGCTGAAGGACACCTCGAAAACGACGCAGAACATCCTGCAGTTCTTTATCCAGCGCTTCTGCAAGGTGCCATCGGAGCAGAACGCCCTGATTGTGGATCAGCTGGGCTGCATGATCATCTCGCAGTGCGAAACGCACGTCTTCGATGAGATCATGAAGATGTTCTCGCGCGTCACCGTGCAATCGGCGTCGTTGGCGTACACCTCGGATCCGGAGCACCGGAAGCAATTCCATCACGTCTCGGATGCGGTGGTCAATGCATTGGGCAACATCGCGGCCAACATTCAAGGGGATGCCGAGATGCTGGAGCTGCTGGGCAAGCTGCTGGAGCTGTTCGTCCAGATCGGCTTGGACGGCGAGCGCAGCTACGACAATACACCGGGCGCCCAGAAGGCCAGCTCGCGTGCTGGCAATCTGGGCATGCTGATACCGGTGATTGCGGTACTGGTGCGCCGCCTGCCGCCGATCAAGAATCCCCGCCAGCGACTGCACAAGCTATTCAAGGACTTCTGGGCCTACTGTGTCGTGATGGGCTTCACCAACGCCCGCCTCTGGCCAGCGGACTGGTACCAGGGCGTGCAGCAGATAGCGGCCAAGTCGCCGCTACTCATCTCGCAGACCGCCCACAAGTCGGATATGCGGGAGCTCAACTACACGCTGGCCATCAAGAGCGATTCGGTGAACGAGCTGCGTAGCCAGATCCTGGTGCTCCTCGAGCACTCCTCGGACAACGTGGCCACGGCGATCAATAAGCTCTCATTTGCGCAGTGCACGTACCTGCTGAGCGTTTACTGGCTGGAGATGCTGCGCGTGGAGAATGCGGATGAGCCGAGTCTGGAGCCGATCATGAGCTACCTCTGCGACACGGCGCTCCAGAGGGACAAGACGGGCATCTGGCAGTGCGTCAAGTGGTAGGCTTTCTCGAATTAAGGCTTGACTTTCTTTGTGTTCCTAAGTAACCAATCATCCATTCATTTTTCCTTCCTCTGTTCCATATAGCGTTGCCGACCAGGTCTTCGAGAAGTTCCGCAACGTTCTATACGCCCACGACGAGATCCGCGAAAAGGTGCTGGAGTCGCAAGCCACGCTGCTGCTGGTCTACTTCAACCACATCCACAAACCCATCCAGATGGTGGCCGATCAGTACCTCTCCTTCCTGGTGGATCGCTTTCCCCACTTGCTCTGGAATCGCCGCGTGCTGTGGTGCATGCTGGACATCCTCCAGCTGCTGGCGTACTCCCTCAGCCTGGACCCCAACGAGGAGACGCCCACCTTGCGGGTGGTCTCGACGCCCTACACACTGCAGCTGATGGACTCGCTGCCGGCGCGAGAGCTGCGCCTCAAGGACTTCGCCGATCGGTGCCAGGGCATCGTGAATGAAGCCATGAAGTGGGCGCCGCGATCCACGCGCTCGCACCTACAGGAGTATCCCAACCAGATTCCCACGCCCGTGCTGGCTCACCACAGCGGACTGGCGCTGGCATTCGACTCGGTGGTGAGCAGCAGTGCCCAGCACACGGGCACCATGAGCAAGCGGCCGAGCTGCGTCAACTCCGACACGCCCAGATTCGTATCGGTGTTGTGCCTGAGGAGCAAATACGCCGGTGAGATCAGTGGCCTGCTGTCCGTACTTAGCGAGAAGGATAAAGCCGGCCTGGCGGACCGACTGGTCAGCGATGTGTGGGAGGCGTGTGCCGAGAAGAGCGACGCCCGCCATCGTGGCGCTCTCTGGCGTGCCACCGCCTACCTGATCATATGCTCGGAGATCAGCAGGAAACTGCTCCACGCGGTGGCCAGTTCGCAGCTGGAGCTGTTCACCGAATCGGCGATGGAGACCGCCGTTGAGTGCTGGCAGTGGGTGCTGACTGCCCGGCAGGATCTGGAGCTGTGCTTCATCCAGGAGATGGTCAGCGCCTGGCAGACGACATTCGAGAAGCGAATGGGCTTGTTCGCGTGGGAAACGGAGGTCACCAATCCCCTGGCCGCCTACGAAGGCTGCAAGCTGGTTAGCAAGCCCATACTGATCACGCCCCATCTGATTTGGCTGCAGCTGCTCTCCGAAATGGTGGACACAGCCAAGTATTGCAACAGGGACAAGGTGGAGATGTTCTGCCTCCTGCTGCACCGATGTCTTCCCGTTCTCAAGAGTAGCAAGCAGAACCGTCAGGTGTCCACCGTTGGCTGTCGCTTCAAGCTGCTGCAGTGCGGACTGTCGCTGCTGCAGGGCAACACCATTCCGAAGTCGCTCTCCAGAAATATCCTGCGCGAGCGGATATACTCCAACGCACTGGACTACTTCTGCGGACCACCCACGTGTCCCAATCAGAGCAGGGAGCAGCTACTGGAGGACATAATGATACTGCTGAAGTTCTGGCAGACGATGCGCAGTGAAAAGAAGCATCTGGTGACCTCGGAAGTGGGCGACTACGACTTGACAAATGCCTCCGTGAGCTCCACGCAAATGCTGGCCGTGAAAAATAATCCGGAAACGGCATCCCTGATCAGCGGCGGTGGGCTAGTCAACGACTACACGCGCTCCATGAGTGCCAGTGGCAATGCggtgggcatgggcatgggtgTAGCGGGCGGCGGGAGCAGCAGCGGCTGGTACAACACCATTCCGCACTCCACGTCCACGCTGTCGAAGCGATCGAATCGCTCCAAGCGGCTGCAGTACCAGAAGGATTCCTACGACAAGGACTACATGAAGAAGCGCAATCTGATCCTTGAGCTGCTGGCCGTCGAGCTTGAGTTCCTCATTACTTGGTACAATCCCAACAGTCTGCCGGATCTTATAGTGCCGGGTGAGTTAAAAAGAGTTGGCAACTTCAGTCCAGAACCTGATCGATCCCATTCCCTTTTCAGGCGAGGAACAGATCACGGAATGGCGCAACCGGCCGTACAAGCCGAACGTTTGGCGGGACTACGCGCGTCTCGCCTGGTGCTATAACCCGGCACTGGCTGTCTTCCTACCGCAGCGGATCAAGAACGCGGAGATCATTGATGAGGAGGTGTCGCGGCTGGTCTGCTCCGATCCCATAGCGGTGTGCCACATTCCCGAGGCGCTCAAGTACCTGTGCACCACCAAGAACCTGCTGCAGGAGAGCCCGGATCTGGTGTACATCCTCTCGTGGTCGCCAGTGACGCCCATCCATGCGCTCGCCTACTTCTCGCGGCAGTATCCATCGCATCCGCTGACAGCTCAGTACGCCGTGAAGACCCTCTCCTCGTATCCGGCGGAGTCGGTGCTGCCGTACATCCCGCAGCTGGTCCAAGCACTCCGGCACGACACCATGGGCTATGTGGTGGAGTTCATCAAGAATATATCGCGGCGGTCGCAGATAGTGGCGCACCAGCTGATCTGGAACATGCAGACGAACATGTACATGGACGAGGATCAGCAGCACAGGGATCCCAATCTGTACGAGGCACTCGATCAGCTATCGCAAAGTATTATCGCATCGTTCTCGGGCGCCGCCAAGCGGTTCTACGAGCGGGAGTTCGACTTCTTCGGCAAGATAACGGCCGTCTCCGGCGAGATTCGATCGTTTGCCAAGGGCATTGAGCGCAAGAACGCATGCCTGGCGGCGCTCAGCAGGATTAAGGTGCAGGGCGGCTGTTATCTGCCCTCCAATCCGGAGGCCATGGTCCTGGATATCGACTACAGCAGCGGCACGCCGATGCAAAGTGCAGCCAAGGCGCCGTATTTGGCCAGATTCCGGGTGTATCGTTGCGGCATCACGGAGCTGGAGACGCGCGCCATGGAGGTGTCCAATAATCCGGTAGGATTACCCTTGCCCCACATGCAACACCCAGCTTAGGCTTTCTTCGGTTTTGCTTACAGAACTCGCAGGAGGACGCCAAGATGACGCTGGGCGTGGAGTCGTGGCAGGCCGCCATTTTCAAGGTGGGCGACGACGTGCGCCAGGACATGCTGGCGCTGCAGGTGATCACCATCTTCAAGAACATCTTCCAGCAGGTGGGACTCGATCTGTTCCTCTTCCCCTACCGCGTTGTGGCCACCGCTCCGGGCGTAAGTTCTCCACCTCCCAACTACCTATAGGTATAGTGGCGTGATATCCTAATCATGTTTGCTTAATGTTCCTTCAGTGCGGCGTCATCGAGTGCGTGCCGAATGCCAAGTCGAGGGATCAACTCGGCCGACAGACGGACAGTGGACTCTCCGAGTATTTCCAGCATCAGTACGGCGACGAGAGCTCCAAGGAGTTCCAGGCGGCGCGCGCCAACTTTGTCAAGTCCATGGCGGCCTACTCGTTGATCGGCTATTTGCTTCAGATCAAGGATCGCCACAATGGCAACATCATGATCGACAAGGATGGCCACATCATACACATAGGTGACTCACTTGGTTAGTGCGCTGGGCATATCGTTGTCTACAATACGATTTCGTTGCAGATTTTGGCTTTATGTTCGAGTCGTCGCCAGGAGGTAATATCGGCTTCGAGCCGGACATGAAGCTGACCGACGAAATGGTCATGATCATGGGCGGCAAGATGGACTCGCCGGCCTTCAAGTGGTTCTGCGAGCTGTGCGTGCAGGCCTTCCTCGCCGTTCGTCCGTACCAGGACGCAATCGTCTCGCTGGTATCCCTGATGCTGGACACTGGACTGCCCTGCTTCCGCGGCCAGACGATCAATCTGCTGAAGCAGCGCTTCGTGGCCACCAAGAACAACAAGGAGGCGGCCGCCCACATGCTGGCTGTCATCCGCAACTCGTACCAGAACTTCCGCACGCGTACCTACGACATGATCCAGTACTACCAGAACCAGATACCCTACTAAACCCAAGTTGCAGGCTCCTCGCGTTCGTTGTTGTTTGGCCAAAagacacttaaaaaaatacacTCCCCATTAGTCCCAACTGGAAATCAGTACACCCCGTACTCGAATCCTTCTATCCGTATTATCAATGTTTCGTTGTCGTATTCCTTAACCCGTATTTCTCCGAGTGTGTGTTTCGTTTTACCTTCGAGTACTTATAAGATGTTGAACTTTTTCCAAGATTTTACGACGCATATATACGTtatacaatatttataaatattaaatcaatTATAGGGCAATATGTTATATAATGGTAAAACAAGAAACGTATTATTAGAGGGAAGTGGATGTCGTTTTTGGTGGTTCCAATAAATAAAAGGTTTTCCTTCAGAAATTATGCATTGCAAACGATGCGGTTGTTCTATTATATATCGCTTTTAAATAACAGCTCTTAAATggcatattaaaaaaataaagatattTTATAACATATTTGAACataaaatttcataattaagcgataaaatcaaattattgAATACATTTTCAACAGTCGATAAGTATTATTTCGATAACACCCGATAACAAGGTGGTTAGCGTCAGTATTAAATGGCATTTCTGGTATTCGTGACTGCATTGCGCTCATCTCCTTTTGATAGTTTCTTGCGATTTCTGCGCACGGTCACGCTTTACAGTCGgactaaaaaaatatacagaTCTTTTGTTGTAAGTAAAAAACTCGAAAAGTAAAATAGAAGCCATTTGGCGAAACTCGCAGCTGCTAAAAAGTGCCAAAAAGTAACAAACAAGTGACCCAGCATACGGCAGTTTTCCCAATTTTCGCCCCACACTTTTTTTTGTGCGAAGCGAATGTGAaaggtacatatatatatatacatatatacggaAGCAAGGTGTAGCAAAAGACGAAAAAAAGCAGCAGagcgtgtttgtgtgtgtgttgagtAAAAGAAAGCAGTCGAAAAATGAAACGCATGAAAATGTCACGAAAAGCGATGAAGCCAAGAGAAACGTATACATgaaagcgcaaaaacacaaaaggcgaacataatattaataatttttcgaAATAAGTGCTCATGAGCACCGCTCTCTCGACGTGTGCCTCCGTatgagcgtgtgtgtgtgagtgtgtgtgtatgtatgtaagcgtgcGTTCCGTTCCTATTTTTTTCACCCCATGCgtgttccttttttttgttgtgtttgcGTTTGAATTGCTAAGGAAATGGTGGAAATTCTAGAGAAATTAATACTGGAAAATTgcgatttattttttgtagtacattgcacacacgcacacaccgaAAGGCGAGGAAATTGCGTTACACAAGCACACccgctgccggcgtcgctgccAGCGTCTCTGCCCAGAACCTCCGCTGTGGTGAACaagtgtacgtgtgtgtgtgtgtcgcgTGTCTCTCTCTGCGCGAGTATGTGTGCctgtgtgggtgtgcgtgCTTCAATAAtcaaataacattttttttcgagtgttgCAAGCCAGcgaattgaaataaaataacaaacgaAACCAAAGTAACaagaaagtaaataaattgttGCAGAAAGCAACCAAACACACACGCGAAAAACGAATTGAAACGAAAACGAACGAAACTGCAGCCAAACTGAGCCTCTACGCCTGCGTCGACGTCGACTGCGCAGCCAGCGCACAGTGGAACAGAATTGCAGGTAAGTGGGCCACAACTACACCGACcccattaaatttaaacatagCTTTGTTTCTGAAACGTTAAAAATCGGCA encodes:
- the LOC6616170 gene encoding phosphatidylinositol 4-kinase alpha isoform X1, whose product is MTMTASDKYTYQRTVLCLARVLAGIQPTPWDKVQTLFRYCPQENAAGVFCLDTRAQDAVIALGIYFLEGGCQHEGQIVPYLLRLAKCLPKAVWIDDARSNKVERIRIPSAEKFSFCLNTLLSDIAAKCPDSREEIILNQVETLSALANIVKSSRDSSSAPPPIILCKATVPLLFGLARSMGRYASNDPPLLCRIFPPELLPIQKGGGRDGTGSSSSASGTCGGSFSSSERLAATHHFRPIIPRSMSGSLAQAQNASYDDGRQRYAGGKPSKPSLHSYFSVPYDPRTHFFTRYGSSFNQFPNMRVCESPTKGGPRPLYRVPPFPIQHLQTIFAVSKKLLTKDTLEHLDEQASDIFSLHQIKGYCYKSFSETLNLVLVTLLRELLQHQVDLPTPFTKDVQEFVKRLFLNGQTELQNKQQDQERERREENGISVVNKYKVNVMANAACVDLLVWAIRDETVDVDYNVPSLQNGLQFLLKKEADKLCGRLSQKLNLELSHKIVMDHMPLLMVCLEGLGKLAHKFPNIAGTSISYLRDFLVAPSPILGKLHDHAMQSLAQQKKEKELTPFKIAVQHSDSRTAVVIYGDNQKPPGSGTGRSGHAAFESLRDAAIENLSIALRAAHTLDQFCVPALVANVSNRLFTAEKSGSESQGECHKSNLVSLNIIVMLGHVAVALKDTSKTTQNILQFFIQRFCKVPSEQNALIVDQLGCMIISQCETHVFDEIMKMFSRVTVQSASLAYTSDPEHRKQFHHVSDAVVNALGNIAANIQGDAEMLELLGKLLELFVQIGLDGERSYDNTPGAQKASSRAGNLGMLIPVIAVLVRRLPPIKNPRQRLHKLFKDFWAYCVVMGFTNARLWPADWYQGVQQIAAKSPLLISQTAHKSDMRELNYTLAIKSDSVNELRSQILVLLEHSSDNVATAINKLSFAQCTYLLSVYWLEMLRVENADEPSLEPIMSYLCDTALQRDKTGIWQCVKCVADQVFEKFRNVLYAHDEIREKVLESQATLLLVYFNHIHKPIQMVADQYLSFLVDRFPHLLWNRRVLWCMLDILQLLAYSLSLDPNEETPTLRVVSTPYTLQLMDSLPARELRLKDFADRCQGIVNEAMKWAPRSTRSHLQEYPNQIPTPVLAHHSGLALAFDSVVSSSAQHTGTMSKRPSCVNSDTPRFVSVLCLRSKYAGEISGLLSVLSEKDKAGLADRLVSDVWEACAEKSDARHRGALWRATAYLIICSEISRKLLHAVASSQLELFTESAMETAVECWQWVLTARQDLELCFIQEMVSAWQTTFEKRMGLFAWETEVTNPLAAYEGCKLVSKPILITPHLIWLQLLSEMVDTAKYCNRDKVEMFCLLLHRCLPVLKSSKQNRQVSTVGCRFKLLQCGLSLLQGNTIPKSLSRNILRERIYSNALDYFCGPPTCPNQSREQLLEDIMILLKFWQTMRSEKKHLVTSEVGDYDLTNASVSSTQMLAVKNNPETASLISGGGLVNDYTRSMSASGNAVGMGMGVAGGGSSSGWYNTIPHSTSTLSKRSNRSKRLQYQKDSYDKDYMKKRNLILELLAVELEFLITWYNPNSLPDLIVPGEEQITEWRNRPYKPNVWRDYARLAWCYNPALAVFLPQRIKNAEIIDEEVSRLVCSDPIAVCHIPEALKYLCTTKNLLQESPDLVYILSWSPVTPIHALAYFSRQYPSHPLTAQYAVKTLSSYPAESVLPYIPQLVQALRHDTMGYVVEFIKNISRRSQIVAHQLIWNMQTNMYMDEDQQHRDPNLYEALDQLSQSIIASFSGAAKRFYEREFDFFGKITAVSGEIRSFAKGIERKNACLAALSRIKVQGGCYLPSNPEAMVLDIDYSSGTPMQSAAKAPYLARFRVYRCGITELETRAMEVSNNPNSQEDAKMTLGVESWQAAIFKVGDDVRQDMLALQVITIFKNIFQQVGLDLFLFPYRVVATAPGCGVIECVPNAKSRDQLGRQTDSGLSEYFQHQYGDESSKEFQAARANFVKSMAAYSLIGYLLQIKDRHNGNIMIDKDGHIIHIDFGFMFESSPGGNIGFEPDMKLTDEMVMIMGGKMDSPAFKWFCELCVQAFLAVRPYQDAIVSLVSLMLDTGLPCFRGQTINLLKQRFVATKNNKEAAAHMLAVIRNSYQNFRTRTYDMIQYYQNQIPY